ATTCCCACGCGATGATGTCGATGCCGATCTCGTGGCGCAGCTTCAACGACGTCTTGTCGGTCACGTAGCAGGCCAGCGCGTGCTCACGGAAGACGTCGCTGGGCAGTTTGTCGCCGAAGTCGCGGCGCAGCCACTTCTGGTTGGTGTAGTGGCGGTCGCTGCGGTCCAGATAGAACGGAATCCAGCCGATACCGCCTTCGGAGAAAGCGAACTTCAGGTCCGGGTAGTTGCGCATTGCTGGGCCCCACAACAGATCTTGCGCGCACATCGCCGAGACCTGGGTGGCCAGGATGATCAAGTTGTCGATCGGCGCGTTCGAGGCCATGCTGATCGCCCCGAACCCGGTACCGATGTGCAGGCACATCACCACGTTCTCTTCGGACAGCGTGCGAAACACCGGACCCCAGTAGTCGTCGTCGTGGTAGCTCGGAAGTCCTTCCAGGTGCGGCAGTTCCGGCATGGTCACCGCGCGGCAGCCCTTCGCGGCGACGCGGCGGATTTCAGCGCACATCCCCTCGGGGGTCCACGTCGGCAGGATCGCGATCGGAATGAAGCGGTCCGGGTAGGAGCCGGCCCATTCGTCGATGTGCCAATCGTTGTAGGCCGACACCATTACCAGGGTGATGTCCTCGCGCGTCATGTTGAGGTGTCGGGCGGAAAAGCCGGTGAACGTCGGAAAGCACATTGATGCCAGGATGCCGTTGCGGTTCATGTCGCGGACGCGTTCGTGAACGTCGTAGACGCCCGGTCGCATTTCCGCGAAACCGGCTGGGTCGCGGCCCCATTCCTCAGCGGGCCAAGACACCACGGCGTTCAGTCCGCTCACCCCCTGTGGGCGGCCCTGGTACATCCATTGGTCGACGCCCTTGTCGTCGGTCACGACAATGGGCGCCTCGTCCTTGTACTTGGCGGGCACGTGGCGCAGGAACATGTCCGGTGGCTCGACCACGTGGTCGTCGATGCTCACCAAGATCAGGTCGTCGGCCCGCATAGATATCCTCTCTCATGCCGCGGCAGCCCAATTGGGCTAGCCGGTGCACTCGGTAGTGGTCTGCAGCAGTCGGGGGATGGGCGCGGGATC
This Mycobacterium simiae DNA region includes the following protein-coding sequences:
- a CDS encoding amidohydrolase family protein, whose amino-acid sequence is MRADDLILVSIDDHVVEPPDMFLRHVPAKYKDEAPIVVTDDKGVDQWMYQGRPQGVSGLNAVVSWPAEEWGRDPAGFAEMRPGVYDVHERVRDMNRNGILASMCFPTFTGFSARHLNMTREDITLVMVSAYNDWHIDEWAGSYPDRFIPIAILPTWTPEGMCAEIRRVAAKGCRAVTMPELPHLEGLPSYHDDDYWGPVFRTLSEENVVMCLHIGTGFGAISMASNAPIDNLIILATQVSAMCAQDLLWGPAMRNYPDLKFAFSEGGIGWIPFYLDRSDRHYTNQKWLRRDFGDKLPSDVFREHALACYVTDKTSLKLRHEIGIDIIAWECDYPHSDCFWPDAPEQVLAELNAAGADDTDINKITWANACRFFSWDPFARTPRDQASVKALRAKAADVDVSIRSRAEWARLYRERQLASS